The nucleotide sequence CACGTTACGGTAGCACCCGCACACCCAGATGAAGTCGGCCCGGTCCGCGTCCCACTGCCACTGGCCCGGAATCCACCGCGCGATCGGGCTCTCGACCTTCACGTTCGGCGCGACTTCGTCGATCGGTGGCGGCGGGGCTTTGGGGGCCGTAATGCCCTTACCGCGTACACTCGCGCCGGGTTGGGCAAAGGCTTCGTGAACCGGTCCTCGCTCGACAACCGTGACCGGCTGGGTTGCCGGTTCGACTTTTTTCTCGGGCTTGGCGGAGGGAACGGGCAGCGGTAACGGGACCGGGTCTTGCGCGCGCCCGGAAGTCGCGAGCGCGAACGCGGCACAGAACGCCGTCGCTCGCGCGAAATGAGAGTGTGACATCGTGCGGCAACTCCTACGGGCAGGTGCGAGGGTGCCGCTATGTCGTCATGTGGGTATCATTCGCACCGCTTTACACGGAATGTCATCCAAACCGGGACCGTACCCGGCTCAGAAGCTCACCCCCGCGCCTGCCGCGGTCTTGAGAACGCACTCGCGGACAATACTTGCGTCGAAATCGGGATTTTTTGCGGCAGATGTGTTACTGATGATTGCTTAATTATTGCAATAGTCTTCTTTGTGCGGCGATGGCCCCGTTGCATTGTGAAGAGGAGCCGCGGATCAACGCAGATAAACGCGGATCAAGACAAGAAGAGTATTCGATTCAAATCCTTCTTTTCTGATCTGCGTTCCATCTGCGTTGATCCGCGGCTTGCATTTATTTGGCCGCCATCAAATAGTCTTCCAGCATCTGGAACTGTTTGCCGAAGTCGTGCTCCGTGACCCCAACGGGGCTCTTGAAGAAGCACGCGGTGTGCGACATCGGCCCACTTTCGCCCCGACGCTGCGCGAGAGCCGCGAGCCGGACGAGGTCGATCACGAGGGGCGCGGCGAGCAGCGAGTCGCACCCCTGCCACGTGAACTGCATCATCATCTTCGTGCCGAGGAAGCCCTCGTAGTGGATATGGTCCCATGCGGTCTTCCAGTCGTCCAGCGACTCGATGTACTCGATGCTCACGTGCGATTGCGGCTTGTACCCGAGCAGTTCCGCGAGGAGCAGATCCTTGCTCTTCACCTTGCTGGCCTTGTTGTCGGGGTCGTTGAGCACCTGCCCGTCGCGGTTGCCGAGGATGTTGTGCCCGACCCAACTGAGGACGCGGAGGTTGCGCCGGGCGAACATCGGCGCCAGCACCGATTTGATGAGCGTTTCGCCGGTCTTCAGGTCTTGCCCCGCGTGCGGGACGCCGCGCTTGCGCGCGAGTTCTTCGAGTGCGGGAAGTGTAGCGCCGCGGCTCGGGGTCATGTTCACGTAAGGTAACCCGGCGTCGAGCGCGGCGAATGCGTACACCCCGCTCGTGGGCAGCGCCGCGGGCGCGGGGCGATCGAGCGCGGGAATCAGGAGTTCCAGTGATTTCTGCTCGTCGGTCGCTTCAAACGGCGGCTCGGTCGAGGCCGCGTTCACCACCACGACCTGATCGAGCTTGTTGGCGGTCTTGAACGCTTTGAAGTCCGCCTGGATCGCATCAATCGCCTCGCGCGCGGTGTTAGCTCGGCGCATGTCGCCCCGGTCGGCGAGTGCGGTGATCGCGGCGTTGGGGCGATACACCACGCCGGGCCGGATGTTCGCCGACCACGTTTCCAGGTCGCCCACACAAGCCGCCAGCGTGCGCTCGTCGAACACGTTCGACCGCTCGTGCAGCTCGCGCGCAGCGGTAACGAAGTTCCCCTTCCTGATGTCGTGCCCGCCGAGAACGAACGCGCCCGGTTCGTCAAAGTCGTGCCCGCGGAATTGGGGCAAGGCGGTGACCATACCCGTTGTTGGGGTGTGCCCGCGTGCGAGCGCAGAGAGTCCGAGTGCGGTCGTACTGGCGACGCCGCCGCACGCACCGATGAGCCACAATCCGACGCGCCGCTGGGCCATTGGAGAAAATGTCCGTCAAAGGTGGGAAGCGAGCGGTAGATCTATTCTACCGGAATTGTCGAGGGCGGGTGCGGTCCGGTCAAGTTCGCGCGGGCGGCCGTTCCGCAATGGCGGTCGGGGTTCGCCCTCCCAACCGGGTGGTCAAAAGTTGTTCACGGCTGCGCGCGGGGCGCTCGCACCAACTCCCGCGCCGTGAGCCAACCGACCACTCCCATTATCGGCACGCCGACCTGGAGGACTACCGGGAACTGTTGCAGGTCTTGCACGCGGGCGAGCGCGGTCGTGGTACTCAGCCCGATCCACGAAAGCGCGAACAAACAGAGCCATGCCGCGCGCGATTCGGGCCGCGTCTCCCACAACACCACGGCCGCAGCAACGAGCAGCGTCCACTCATAAATGAGCGCGTGCGGCGAAGCCCACAGCGACAAAAAGGCCGCGACCGGGAACATCACCGTTACCGGCGCGCCCGTTTTCTGCTTCACCCGCCATGCGATGCCGATACTTGCGAGTGAACACAGGGCCGCGAGCGGCCAGTGTAATTGCGGGAATCCCGGCAGGAGCAGTACAAAAAACGCCTTCGGGTTCACGACGTTCCACTGACCGAACCCGCCGAACCCGGCGTTCGCGGCCAGCGTTTGAACGAACGCACGCGAACCGTCCGGTACGGCGATCCACGACACCGCAGCAAGGATCGCTCCGCTTGCGCCCACGCCGAGCCAGCAGCGGAAGTATCGACGCGGCTCGAGCGCCCACCACACGAACAGCCCGAGCAGCAGTTGCGGCTTGAACCACAACAGCCCCGCGACCAACCCGGCCGCGAACGGTCGCTCGGAACTTAGGAGCCGGTACACGCCTGCGAAGATCGCGAGGCTGATGAGCGTGTTCTGACCGAAACTCACGGTCGCGAACACCGGAAAGAACGTGAGCGCCCACAGGAACGCGCGCCCGGGGCGCTCGGGGGTGAGCAATCGGATTGCAAGCCCTAACAGCGCGAAGCCGATGCCAGTCCAGATTAGGAAGCTTACTGGGTACGGTAACCCGGCAGTGGGCACATACAGGAGCGCGTAGAACGGCGGGTTGCGGTACGCCTCGAAGCCGCTCCAGTCCCAGCCGAGTAACTGTTGCTGATACTTCGTGTCCGCGAGGTCGTTGTAGTTGTAAAGGCGGTACGATTCGCCGTCGCGTATGAGCCGAGCCGCGTGATAGAACGCGAGGTGGTCGGTACCGACGAGCTGGTCCCGGCTGTCCTTGTACCACCCGCCGCTAGCAAGACTCACGACCCACACGATCCACGGCACGCACCCGATTACGACCCCGACCCACAGCCGTTGGCGCAGCCAGTTCGCCACCCCGGAGTACGT is from Gemmata palustris and encodes:
- a CDS encoding inositol-3-phosphate synthase, with protein sequence MAQRRVGLWLIGACGGVASTTALGLSALARGHTPTTGMVTALPQFRGHDFDEPGAFVLGGHDIRKGNFVTAARELHERSNVFDERTLAACVGDLETWSANIRPGVVYRPNAAITALADRGDMRRANTAREAIDAIQADFKAFKTANKLDQVVVVNAASTEPPFEATDEQKSLELLIPALDRPAPAALPTSGVYAFAALDAGLPYVNMTPSRGATLPALEELARKRGVPHAGQDLKTGETLIKSVLAPMFARRNLRVLSWVGHNILGNRDGQVLNDPDNKASKVKSKDLLLAELLGYKPQSHVSIEYIESLDDWKTAWDHIHYEGFLGTKMMMQFTWQGCDSLLAAPLVIDLVRLAALAQRRGESGPMSHTACFFKSPVGVTEHDFGKQFQMLEDYLMAAK
- a CDS encoding glycosyltransferase family 87 protein — encoded protein: MTYSGVANWLRQRLWVGVVIGCVPWIVWVVSLASGGWYKDSRDQLVGTDHLAFYHAARLIRDGESYRLYNYNDLADTKYQQQLLGWDWSGFEAYRNPPFYALLYVPTAGLPYPVSFLIWTGIGFALLGLAIRLLTPERPGRAFLWALTFFPVFATVSFGQNTLISLAIFAGVYRLLSSERPFAAGLVAGLLWFKPQLLLGLFVWWALEPRRYFRCWLGVGASGAILAAVSWIAVPDGSRAFVQTLAANAGFGGFGQWNVVNPKAFFVLLLPGFPQLHWPLAALCSLASIGIAWRVKQKTGAPVTVMFPVAAFLSLWASPHALIYEWTLLVAAAVVLWETRPESRAAWLCLFALSWIGLSTTTALARVQDLQQFPVVLQVGVPIMGVVGWLTARELVRAPRAQP